A genome region from Sphingobacteriaceae bacterium GW460-11-11-14-LB5 includes the following:
- a CDS encoding bifunctional alpha,alpha-trehalose-phosphate synthase (UDP-forming)/trehalose-phosphatase, with protein sequence MKTVIISNRLPVKIIEENDEYTFIPSEGGLATGLGDVYKSGNSIWIGWPGIEVPEERQEEVTQKLAELNLYPVFLTQNEINLYYEGFSNEILWPVFHYLVTYAHYEQNYWDCYRSVNEKFAKSAMQVLNRKDKVWIQDYQLLLLPGILREKLPNATIGFFQHIPFPSYEIFRLIPWREELLNGLIGADLIGFHTFDDVRHFISTATRLLPVNSSSNILSSNERQIVVEAFPMGIDYNKFSGLTATEEVQKEIAYFRSGKEHTKVILSIDRLDYSKGILERLKALELLLQHHPEYIGKIELFMIVVPSRDTVPKYSELRDQIDQFVGNLNARYRSMNWIPVNYFYRSFPIEVLSALYSTADICLVTPMRDGMNLVSKEYVASRNNNDGVLILSEMAGASKELTDAVIVNPNNLGDIMEAIVTALKMPLAEQKQRMKAMRAIVEKFNVKHWVNNFILRLNEVKDSQKSLLTKHAVNAINEVIASQYAKTQDRVLFLDYDGTLVDFTGNIDDASPDAELYDLIENLTLDKANKVVIISGRRNETLEKWFGHLKVDLIAEHGAWQKSFEDKWNSLPLLTDQWKQEIKTLLETYTDRTPGSFIEEKSYSLVWHYRKAEEGLGDLRANEIISHMKILAADKGLQLMPGNKVIEFKNMEVNKGKAALNWLYNKKPDFILALGDDHTDEDIFRALPDDAFTIKVGNNISEAKYYLNDFKEVRKLLWSLVKEEFVGRS encoded by the coding sequence ATGAAGACAGTTATAATATCGAACAGACTACCCGTTAAAATCATTGAAGAAAACGACGAATACACGTTTATTCCGAGTGAAGGCGGCCTTGCTACCGGACTAGGAGACGTTTATAAATCAGGAAATTCCATCTGGATCGGCTGGCCAGGAATTGAAGTACCAGAAGAACGTCAGGAAGAAGTTACACAAAAACTTGCCGAACTAAACCTCTACCCGGTTTTCCTTACTCAAAACGAAATCAATTTATATTACGAAGGCTTTTCGAACGAAATATTATGGCCCGTATTTCATTACCTCGTTACTTACGCACATTACGAACAAAACTACTGGGACTGCTATCGATCGGTTAATGAGAAATTTGCAAAAAGCGCGATGCAGGTGCTGAACAGAAAAGATAAAGTCTGGATCCAGGACTACCAGTTACTCCTTCTCCCAGGCATATTAAGAGAAAAACTTCCTAATGCCACCATTGGTTTTTTCCAGCATATACCCTTTCCGTCATACGAAATATTCAGGTTGATTCCCTGGCGTGAAGAGCTCTTAAACGGGCTTATCGGTGCCGATTTAATCGGTTTCCATACTTTTGATGATGTTCGCCACTTTATCAGTACCGCAACACGTTTACTTCCGGTAAATTCCTCATCAAACATACTCAGCAGCAACGAACGACAAATTGTAGTGGAAGCTTTCCCAATGGGAATCGATTATAATAAGTTTTCAGGTTTAACCGCAACGGAGGAAGTACAAAAAGAGATTGCCTATTTCAGATCAGGTAAGGAACATACGAAAGTAATCTTGTCTATCGATCGGCTCGATTATAGCAAAGGCATACTGGAAAGGTTAAAAGCTTTAGAATTACTGCTCCAGCACCATCCCGAATATATTGGCAAAATCGAACTTTTTATGATTGTGGTTCCTTCGAGGGATACCGTACCAAAATACAGTGAATTAAGAGATCAGATTGATCAGTTTGTTGGAAATTTAAATGCCAGGTACCGTTCAATGAACTGGATTCCGGTAAATTATTTTTACCGCTCCTTCCCTATTGAAGTGTTATCGGCCCTTTACTCCACAGCAGATATCTGTTTGGTTACGCCTATGCGCGATGGAATGAATCTGGTTAGTAAAGAATATGTGGCCAGCCGGAACAATAATGACGGGGTGTTGATTTTAAGCGAAATGGCCGGTGCATCCAAGGAGTTAACAGATGCAGTTATTGTTAATCCGAATAACCTCGGCGACATTATGGAAGCCATTGTAACTGCGCTTAAAATGCCTTTAGCAGAACAAAAACAACGTATGAAAGCCATGCGTGCAATTGTAGAAAAATTCAATGTTAAACATTGGGTGAACAATTTTATTTTAAGATTAAACGAAGTGAAAGATTCTCAAAAATCCTTATTAACAAAACATGCCGTAAATGCCATTAACGAAGTAATTGCAAGCCAATATGCAAAAACCCAAGATCGTGTACTATTTTTAGATTATGATGGCACACTGGTAGATTTTACGGGAAATATTGACGATGCTTCGCCAGATGCAGAATTATACGATTTAATTGAGAACCTAACGCTTGATAAGGCCAATAAAGTTGTAATTATTAGTGGCAGAAGAAATGAAACGCTTGAAAAGTGGTTTGGGCACCTAAAGGTAGATTTGATTGCGGAGCATGGAGCCTGGCAAAAATCGTTCGAAGATAAATGGAACAGCCTGCCACTGTTAACCGATCAGTGGAAACAGGAAATCAAAACGCTATTGGAAACTTATACCGACCGTACGCCGGGATCGTTTATCGAAGAAAAAAGTTACTCATTGGTTTGGCATTACCGGAAAGCAGAAGAAGGACTTGGCGATTTAAGGGCCAATGAAATTATCAGCCATATGAAAATTTTGGCTGCAGATAAAGGCCTGCAACTCATGCCAGGCAATAAGGTAATCGAGTTTAAAAACATGGAGGTTAACAAAGGCAAAGCAGCCTTAAATTGGTTGTACAATAAAAAACCTGATTTTATTTTGGCGCTTGGCGATGACCATACCGATGAAGATATTTTTAGGGCATTGCCAGATGATGCTTTTACCATTAAAGTTGGCAATAACATTTCAGAAGCCAAGTATTACCTAAATGATTTTAAAGAAGTGCGAAAACTGCTCTGGAGTTTAGTAAAAGAAGAGTTTGTGGGAAGGAGTTAA
- a CDS encoding response regulator receiver protein, protein MFYQRFTFRLIVRLLIINLLGYLLFYLIKNTQLWFTITGVALILLGTIISLYYYINQIRSDINRFILAVKTRDHTLNFKNKATKGSFPELYESFSDILQVHKQIRLEQEAIFQLIKTILEQVPVGVIVVNNTEQEKEEIAFFNQAASSLLGVPAYKYWHRLKEHLPSFSNEVEQISSGGKRFLELKIQDKLIQLSTEVIPLNLYGNNYTIISFQNIKDEIEQKETEAWNRLIGVISHEILNSITPISSLSDTINKMVSDKKMLTEDEMDDLKTALQTIQRRSSGLLDFVKDYRLIAELPTPNLESHTIGEILKHIKVLMQPFAKVKNVVLDVEQTSSKITIQLDLKLIEQVLINLITNSIYAVENSEHPHINVNYRLENTKLYIDVSDNGKGIDAGDLEKIFVPFYTTRKNGSGIGLTISRNIMKMHRGSIEVISIPDNGTTFSLVFNYV, encoded by the coding sequence ATGTTTTACCAACGTTTTACTTTTCGTTTAATAGTTCGCCTGCTGATCATCAATCTGCTCGGCTACCTCTTATTTTACCTGATTAAAAACACGCAGCTCTGGTTTACGATAACAGGTGTTGCATTGATTTTGTTGGGAACCATCATTTCACTTTACTATTACATCAATCAAATCCGCTCAGATATTAACCGTTTTATCTTAGCCGTTAAAACAAGAGATCATACCCTAAACTTCAAAAACAAAGCAACTAAAGGAAGTTTCCCTGAATTATACGAATCATTCAGCGATATTTTACAGGTCCACAAACAAATCCGGCTGGAACAGGAAGCTATTTTTCAACTGATCAAAACCATTCTGGAACAAGTTCCTGTGGGTGTAATTGTGGTCAATAATACAGAGCAGGAGAAAGAAGAGATTGCGTTTTTTAACCAGGCAGCATCCAGTCTTTTAGGTGTTCCTGCTTATAAATATTGGCACCGGTTAAAGGAGCACCTGCCCAGTTTTTCTAACGAGGTTGAACAGATTTCTTCAGGAGGAAAAAGATTTTTGGAGTTAAAAATCCAGGATAAACTGATTCAATTATCAACCGAAGTGATCCCTTTAAACCTTTACGGAAACAATTATACCATCATCAGTTTTCAAAACATTAAAGATGAAATTGAGCAAAAAGAAACAGAAGCGTGGAATAGATTAATTGGCGTAATTTCTCATGAGATCTTAAATTCGATCACGCCGATCAGTTCACTGTCTGACACCATAAACAAAATGGTAAGTGATAAAAAAATGCTCACCGAAGATGAAATGGATGATTTAAAAACAGCTTTGCAAACCATCCAGCGTAGATCATCGGGCTTATTGGATTTTGTGAAAGACTATCGATTGATTGCTGAGTTGCCTACCCCAAACCTCGAATCGCATACCATTGGCGAAATACTGAAACACATTAAAGTATTAATGCAGCCTTTTGCAAAAGTTAAAAATGTGGTATTGGATGTGGAGCAAACTTCTTCAAAAATCACCATTCAGCTCGATTTAAAATTAATTGAACAAGTGCTGATTAACCTGATTACCAACAGTATTTATGCTGTAGAAAACAGCGAACACCCACACATCAATGTAAATTATCGCTTAGAAAACACCAAATTGTATATTGATGTGAGCGATAACGGAAAGGGTATCGATGCCGGTGATCTCGAAAAGATATTTGTCCCATTTTACACCACCAGAAAAAATGGTTCAGGAATAGGCTTAACCATTAGCCGTAATATTATGAAAATGCACAGGGGCAGTATAGAAGTTATTTCAATACCCGATAATGGCACTACTTTTTCGTTGGTATTTAATTATGTTTAA
- a CDS encoding sigma-54-dependent Fis family transcriptional regulator, which translates to MLDATVLIIDDDDDILLSARLFLKQQVKQVITCKSPKEINVLLSKNEIDIILLDMNYQKGASDGREGLYWLEHILSIDKDYVVILMTAFGNVELAVKAIKKGATDFILKPWENEKLFATISSASKLRESTKKVKKLEKIHSSLQKDLTRGFENIVGQADEIKQLQNTLLKVAPTDANVLILGENGTGKQVFAYEIHGNSQRKNQVFMHVDLGSLNENLFESELFGYAKGAFTDAKEDKPGRFELADGGTIFLDEIGNLTLPLQAKLLSVLQNRTVTRLGESKERKVNVRLITATNMPLNEMVAKNTFRQDLLFRINTVELLLPALRKRGTDILLLANHFMQVFSAKYHKDIRKLSNKAQQALLQYKWPGNVRELQHVLERAVIMSDGADIAEEDLQLSPQRYAQNNTIPDEMALEDMEKMMVQKAIDKHKGNISKAAAELGLTRAALYRRIEKFGI; encoded by the coding sequence ATGCTTGACGCCACAGTTTTAATTATCGATGATGACGACGATATCCTGCTTAGTGCCCGTTTGTTTTTAAAGCAGCAGGTAAAGCAAGTAATTACATGTAAATCGCCTAAAGAGATCAATGTTTTATTGAGCAAAAATGAAATTGATATCATCCTGCTGGATATGAACTACCAAAAAGGTGCCAGTGATGGTAGAGAAGGCCTTTATTGGCTGGAACATATTTTATCGATTGATAAAGATTATGTAGTCATACTAATGACTGCTTTTGGGAATGTTGAACTGGCCGTAAAGGCGATTAAAAAAGGAGCTACCGATTTTATTCTAAAACCCTGGGAAAATGAAAAGCTGTTTGCCACTATTTCATCGGCATCTAAACTTCGCGAGTCGACCAAAAAGGTAAAGAAACTAGAAAAAATACATTCATCGCTCCAAAAAGACCTTACCCGGGGTTTCGAGAACATTGTGGGGCAGGCAGATGAAATAAAACAATTGCAAAATACGCTTTTAAAAGTGGCCCCTACGGACGCTAATGTGCTTATTCTGGGTGAAAACGGAACGGGGAAACAAGTTTTCGCTTATGAAATCCATGGTAACTCGCAAAGGAAAAACCAGGTTTTTATGCATGTGGATTTGGGTTCTTTAAATGAAAATTTATTTGAAAGTGAGTTATTCGGCTATGCGAAAGGTGCTTTTACCGATGCCAAAGAAGATAAACCCGGCCGCTTTGAGCTGGCCGATGGCGGAACGATATTTTTAGACGAGATTGGAAATTTAACATTACCGCTTCAGGCTAAACTGTTAAGCGTTTTGCAAAACCGGACGGTAACCCGTTTAGGAGAAAGCAAAGAACGTAAGGTAAATGTTCGCTTAATAACGGCCACCAATATGCCTTTGAATGAAATGGTAGCTAAAAATACCTTCAGGCAGGATTTACTTTTCCGCATTAACACAGTTGAACTTTTATTACCAGCTTTGCGTAAACGTGGAACAGATATTTTACTTTTAGCCAATCATTTTATGCAGGTTTTTAGCGCTAAGTATCACAAAGACATCCGTAAGCTGAGCAATAAAGCCCAGCAAGCACTTTTACAATATAAATGGCCGGGCAATGTCCGCGAGTTACAACACGTTTTAGAAAGAGCCGTTATTATGAGCGATGGTGCAGATATTGCAGAAGAAGATTTGCAGTTGAGTCCGCAGCGCTACGCACAAAACAACACCATACCAGACGAGATGGCACTGGAGGATATGGAAAAAATGATGGTGCAAAAAGCAATTGATAAACACAAAGGAAATATATCAAAAGCCGCAGCAGAACTTGGCTTAACCCGTGCTGCACTGTACAGGAGAATTGAGAAATTTGGAATTTAA
- a CDS encoding transporter, which translates to MDKKIEKKRFSTKSLLIIGGAIAFVAVVIYGYTLSLKKVYSADADKLTISKVEYGDFEDVVLLNASVVPLTSVIVSSSEGGTVAEIFTENGASVVKGTPLLRIANSNAMLGYTSQQTAATEQINQLRKSRLDLEQNQRILNQDVLDVENNLRTATRQFRLDSSLFAKKVITLQEFNKSNQDYEYYQGKLKIVRQAIKQENQSRKMQLAQIDQSMGQMNESLEMIRKNIENMTIKAPVSGKLSSYDPVIGKSYNSNEMIGKIDVLQGYKLQAGVDEYYINRVKEGQTANCEFNGKTYNLTVSKVIPEVTAGQFQVEMVFKGAAPEGLRRGLSLQTKLTLSDNSKSLLLAQGQFFQSTGGSWVFVVANGKATKKNVKIGRKNYLYYEILDGLQKGDEVITSSYDQFNQYDQVEINK; encoded by the coding sequence ATGGATAAGAAAATAGAGAAAAAAAGATTTAGCACTAAAAGCCTTTTAATTATAGGTGGAGCAATTGCTTTTGTAGCGGTTGTAATTTATGGCTATACTTTGTCCCTCAAAAAAGTTTACAGTGCAGATGCCGATAAATTAACCATCAGTAAAGTTGAATATGGCGATTTTGAAGATGTCGTGTTATTAAATGCCAGTGTAGTTCCTTTAACTTCGGTAATTGTAAGTTCATCGGAAGGTGGAACAGTTGCCGAAATTTTTACCGAGAACGGTGCTTCTGTAGTAAAAGGTACACCTTTATTACGTATAGCGAATTCAAATGCCATGTTGGGTTATACCTCGCAGCAAACAGCCGCCACCGAGCAAATCAATCAACTGCGTAAATCGAGGTTAGACTTAGAGCAAAATCAAAGGATCCTGAATCAGGATGTATTAGATGTAGAGAATAATTTACGTACAGCAACCCGTCAATTTAGATTAGATAGCTCGCTTTTCGCCAAAAAGGTAATTACGCTGCAAGAATTTAACAAGTCGAACCAGGATTATGAATATTACCAGGGTAAATTGAAAATTGTACGTCAGGCCATTAAACAGGAAAATCAAAGCCGTAAGATGCAACTTGCTCAAATCGATCAGTCGATGGGACAAATGAATGAAAGTTTGGAGATGATCCGTAAGAACATCGAAAATATGACGATCAAAGCCCCTGTATCTGGTAAATTATCGTCTTACGATCCGGTAATTGGTAAATCATACAATTCTAACGAAATGATTGGAAAGATTGACGTGTTGCAAGGTTATAAACTTCAGGCAGGTGTGGATGAATATTATATCAATCGGGTAAAAGAAGGACAAACTGCTAACTGCGAGTTTAATGGTAAAACTTATAACTTAACTGTGAGTAAAGTAATACCTGAGGTTACAGCAGGTCAGTTTCAGGTAGAAATGGTTTTTAAAGGAGCAGCACCCGAAGGTTTGCGTCGCGGATTATCGTTGCAAACAAAATTAACCTTGTCTGACAACAGCAAATCGCTGCTTCTGGCTCAGGGACAGTTTTTCCAGAGTACAGGTGGCTCCTGGGTATTTGTGGTAGCCAATGGAAAAGCAACGAAGAAAAATGTAAAAATTGGAAGAAAAAATTACCTGTACTACGAAATACTGGATGGTTTGCAAAAAGGTGATGAAGTAATTACCTCGTCTTACGATCAGTTTAACCAGTACGACCAGGTGGAGATTAATAAGTAG
- a CDS encoding phosphonate ABC transporter ATP-binding protein, with product MIKIENLEKVYKTEEVETTALNGINLHVAAGEFVSIMGPSGCGKSTLLNVMGLLDKPENGSYKFIDTELLTLNDRERSNFRKRNMGFVFQNFNLIDELTVFENIELPLIYNKIPAGERKKLVNEIIERMNIVNRSGHFPQQLSGGQQQRVAVARALVTKPKLVLADEPTGNLDSSHGNEVMELLCELNETGTTIVMVTHSSHDASFSNRIINLKDGHVISEKINKSRNEELI from the coding sequence ATGATTAAAATAGAAAATCTGGAAAAAGTTTACAAGACAGAAGAAGTAGAAACGACGGCACTTAATGGCATTAACCTCCATGTTGCGGCAGGAGAATTTGTTTCAATCATGGGACCTTCGGGTTGCGGAAAATCTACTTTGTTAAATGTAATGGGTTTATTAGATAAGCCTGAAAATGGAAGCTACAAATTTATCGATACGGAGCTTTTAACGCTTAACGATAGGGAACGTTCAAATTTCCGAAAAAGAAATATGGGATTCGTTTTCCAGAATTTCAATCTGATTGATGAATTAACGGTTTTCGAAAACATCGAACTACCATTAATTTATAACAAGATCCCTGCCGGAGAACGCAAAAAACTGGTCAATGAAATCATCGAAAGGATGAATATTGTAAACCGTAGCGGTCATTTTCCTCAACAATTATCAGGCGGACAGCAGCAACGTGTAGCAGTAGCCAGGGCTTTGGTTACCAAACCTAAACTGGTTCTGGCTGATGAGCCTACCGGAAACCTGGATAGTTCGCATGGTAACGAAGTAATGGAGCTCCTTTGCGAATTAAATGAAACCGGAACAACTATCGTAATGGTTACGCACTCCAGTCACGATGCCAGTTTTTCAAACCGGATCATCAACCTGAAAGATGGTCATGTGATATCGGAGAAGATTAACAAAAGCCGGAATGAAGAACTTATTTAA
- a CDS encoding cell division protein FtsX: MFRLNLKIALRNLWKNKGFSLINIGGLAIGLASCMILLLYVAYEWSYDKQFSNHDKTYVVYQNMKASGKTFSWAWTPNVMAKEVQEKIPGVKYAAHTTYPRKQLITVADHKINSNAVFADQNFIKILDYKFLEGNSATVLKDVNTIILTRSFAKKLFGNEDPINKTVKLENEEVLKVEAVIEDAPANSSLIFECIMPWALFEKRETWAKEDNWGNNMCLTLVQLKDNNFFTTANDLMYGIYKRNQKDNSAVALLHPLSKWHLYDDFVNGKSVGGKIDQLKIFLLLAFCILLIACVNFMNLSTARSERRAKEVGVRKAIGSTRKSLISQFFLESLLITFIATVLAFILIEVSLPYFNNLLDIKLTIDYHNGPFWLTLMGLMVLTGFVAGSYPALYLSSFEPIKVLKGFTLKTDSSASVRKVLVVGQFVFAAGLIICTAVIYQQLNYVKNKPIGYDQSNLIQIAVVGKMNDAAKLELLKTQLIAAGATTHVTSFSTDFTEGGDNTTGVEWEGKNPNEKISFNHRAIGYDFVETIGTKLVSGREFSAKFPNDTTSILLNEAAVRMMGLKNPVGKQITFWGKKLNIVGIVQDFVVESVYQRVSPMIFRSNGRDDARVIIARLNPNQNISSSLAKIDDLVKQMEPNYPVNRKFVNESFEVKFKNEKLLGTLSNWFGGFAIFISCLGLLGLALFMAEQRKKEISIRKVLGASTGNILVLLNKDFIKLVAIANLIAFPLAYIIINKWLSAFEYRVSISALPFIVAIALSVIIAILTVSAQSVKVAKANPIDALKYE, from the coding sequence ATGTTCAGATTAAACTTAAAAATAGCTTTGCGAAACCTCTGGAAAAACAAAGGTTTCTCCCTGATTAATATCGGTGGATTAGCCATTGGTTTGGCCAGCTGTATGATTTTGTTATTATATGTTGCTTACGAGTGGAGCTACGATAAACAATTTTCCAATCATGATAAAACTTATGTAGTTTATCAAAATATGAAGGCTAGTGGTAAAACTTTTAGCTGGGCATGGACACCAAATGTGATGGCTAAAGAAGTTCAGGAAAAAATCCCTGGAGTTAAATATGCCGCTCACACCACTTATCCAAGGAAACAACTCATTACCGTTGCAGATCATAAGATAAATAGCAATGCCGTATTTGCCGATCAGAATTTTATTAAAATATTGGATTATAAATTTCTTGAAGGTAATTCGGCCACCGTTTTAAAAGATGTAAATACCATTATTCTAACCAGGTCTTTTGCGAAAAAATTATTCGGAAATGAAGATCCTATTAATAAAACAGTAAAGCTCGAAAACGAAGAAGTATTAAAAGTAGAAGCCGTAATAGAAGATGCTCCTGCAAATAGCAGCTTAATTTTTGAATGTATTATGCCCTGGGCGTTGTTCGAAAAACGGGAAACCTGGGCTAAGGAAGACAATTGGGGGAATAACATGTGTTTAACACTCGTTCAGTTAAAGGACAATAACTTTTTCACAACTGCAAATGATCTGATGTATGGTATTTACAAACGCAATCAAAAAGATAATTCGGCAGTAGCTTTATTGCATCCTTTGTCTAAATGGCATCTTTATGATGATTTTGTAAATGGTAAATCGGTAGGTGGAAAAATAGATCAGCTCAAAATATTTTTATTGCTGGCCTTTTGCATCTTATTAATTGCCTGCGTAAATTTTATGAATTTATCTACTGCACGATCAGAACGTAGGGCAAAAGAAGTTGGCGTTCGTAAAGCAATTGGATCAACACGCAAATCGTTAATTAGTCAGTTTTTTTTAGAATCCCTGCTCATCACATTTATCGCCACCGTTTTAGCTTTTATCTTAATTGAGGTTAGTTTACCATATTTTAATAATTTGTTGGATATTAAATTAACAATCGATTATCATAATGGCCCATTTTGGTTAACGCTTATGGGGCTAATGGTTTTAACCGGATTTGTGGCAGGTAGTTATCCGGCACTTTATTTATCTTCTTTCGAGCCGATTAAAGTGTTAAAAGGTTTCACCCTTAAAACAGATTCATCCGCTTCGGTGAGGAAAGTATTGGTGGTTGGCCAATTCGTTTTTGCTGCTGGTTTAATTATTTGTACCGCAGTAATTTATCAGCAACTTAACTATGTTAAAAACAAACCTATTGGTTATGATCAATCCAATTTAATTCAAATAGCAGTAGTAGGCAAAATGAACGATGCTGCCAAGCTAGAATTGCTTAAAACACAACTTATAGCCGCTGGTGCAACCACTCATGTTACTTCTTTTAGCACAGATTTTACTGAAGGTGGGGATAATACAACCGGTGTAGAATGGGAAGGTAAAAATCCGAATGAGAAAATTTCTTTTAATCATAGAGCAATAGGATATGATTTTGTTGAAACCATTGGAACCAAGCTAGTAAGTGGTAGAGAGTTTTCTGCGAAATTTCCAAATGATACAACCAGCATATTGTTAAATGAAGCGGCAGTGAGAATGATGGGATTAAAAAATCCGGTCGGTAAGCAGATTACTTTCTGGGGTAAAAAACTAAATATAGTTGGTATTGTACAAGACTTTGTTGTAGAAAGTGTTTACCAAAGAGTATCCCCAATGATTTTTAGGTCAAATGGAAGGGATGATGCGAGGGTTATCATTGCGCGGTTAAACCCAAATCAAAACATCAGTTCATCATTGGCTAAAATTGACGATTTAGTAAAACAAATGGAACCTAATTATCCGGTTAACCGCAAATTTGTGAACGAATCATTTGAAGTAAAATTTAAAAATGAAAAACTTTTAGGTACGCTTTCAAACTGGTTTGGTGGTTTCGCCATTTTCATTTCTTGTTTAGGATTATTAGGCCTGGCGCTTTTTATGGCAGAACAACGCAAAAAGGAAATCAGTATCCGTAAGGTTTTGGGTGCCAGCACGGGCAATATCCTCGTGTTGCTGAATAAAGATTTTATAAAACTGGTGGCCATTGCCAATCTTATAGCGTTTCCCTTAGCCTATATCATTATAAATAAATGGCTTTCGGCTTTCGAGTACCGCGTCTCTATATCTGCATTACCTTTTATTGTAGCAATTGCTTTGTCGGTAATCATTGCCATACTAACCGTTAGTGCCCAGTCGGTTAAAGTGGCAAAAGCCAATCCTATTGATGCGTTAAAATATGAATAA